The Gemmatimonas phototrophica region GCCAGCGGTAGACAACGCGATCATGGCCGCTGAGGTACGCGAGCGCCGACGAGACGAGGGAAAAGACATGGGCATCAGACAACAGGGTTTCTGCCAAAACAGATCGTGCACCAGCCACATGCACCGTTAGCGAGGGGTCTCCACAAACTCGCGCAGCTCCAGCAGCAGCGCCACGAGATCTTTCAGCTGATGGTTCGCATTCAAACCGCTGGGGCTGGGTAACGCCCACAGCCGACTGTTCCCCAACCGCTCCGGCTGCAGCCCCAACGTCGCCTTGGGACGGGCAAAGGCCGAGCGATAGGCGCCAATGCCCAGAAAGGCCACCACCTGCGGGGTGTACTGCTGCACCAGCCGAGCGAGGCGCTGACCGCCCGCTACATACTCTTCGGGCAGCAGCTCCGACGCCGCATTGGTGGTGCGCTCCACCATGTTGGTAATCCCGTACCCCAACGGCAACAGTTCGTGCTCTTCCCACGGCTTGAGCAGCCGCGGCGTAAAGCCGGCCCCGTGCAGCGCCGGCCAGAACCGGTTGCCGGGGCGCGCAAAGTGGTGCCCCAGCGCGGCGGTGTACAACCCGGGGTTGATCCCGCAAAAAAGGACCTTGAGCTGCGGCGCCACCAGATCTGGCACCGTCTTGTGCACGGCGGCAGCGAGGTCGGCTTTGCTGGGTTTGGGCGGCGGTACGATCACGGAGGTAAGCTGAGGGACACCGGGAACCCCGGCAATCCCACTTATATCCCGCCCTCCCATGCGCTTCGCCCGTCTGGTTGGTACGTCACTGCTGACCTTCCTTGGCACCGCCTCTGCCACCGCCACCGTTGCCCAGGCGCAGGAACCGGCCGATTGGCGCGACGGGCTCAACTTTCACACCTTCTCCATTGCGGCCCTCGACCCGCGCACCGGCGAGCTGGGCGTCGCGGTCACCACCCGGGTCTCGTGCGTGGGCAACGGTGTGCCCTGGGTGCGCAAAGGCGTCGGCGCCGTGGCCACGCAGGCCAGCACCCGCACAGAGTACGGCACCGAACTACTGGATGCCCTGCAGCGTGGCGAGGCGCCGCAGGCCGCGCTCACCCGGCTGCTGGCCGCCGACAGCGGCTTTCAGCAGCGACAGGTGGCCGTCATTGCCGCCAACGGCCAGTCGGCGCAGCACACCGGCACCCGCCCCAATGCCTGGGCCGGTCATCGTTCCGGCCCGAACTACGTGACTCAGGGAAACATCCTCGTTGGCCCCGAAGTGCTGGCGGCGGTCGCCAAGAGCTTTGAGGCCAGCGAAGGCACCCCTCGCCATCTGGCCGACCGACTCATCGATGCCATTCAGGCCGGCTTCGACCTGGGCGGTGACAAACGCCATGGTCTCCGCACCTCGGCCGCCGTGGTGGTCACCGACCCGCGCCCCGGCATGTCGCGTCGCACCGACGGCCAAACGGCCAGCATCAACATCTGCGAGCACCCCGACCCGATTGGCGAAATGCGCCGCGTCTACAACACCGTCTCGCAAACGCTGGGCTATCGCACCCTGCAGCAATACGCGGGCGGCGATGTGGTGCAGCTCAAGCTCATGCTGCACACCCTGGGCTTCTACCGCAGCGGCGAACCGTTCAACCTGCGGGCGCCCGACGCGTCGCTCTTTGGTGCCGATGCCGTGGCGGCGGTTGATGCGTTCCGCGCCAGCGAGAAGATGGGGACCCCCACCGTGGGTGGCTCACCGGCCGGTCTGGTCGATATGGAAACCGTGGAGCGCCTGTGGGCCGCGCTCACCCGCGCCGGAAAGGCCGACGCGGTACGTCAGCAACTGCTCGACATCACCATGGTGCGCCGGTAACCACCGGCACCCAGCAGCAGCAACGCCGCTGCGCGCTATTCCTCGGCGCCGCGCTTGAGCGCGGCCAAGGTGGTCAGCGCTTCCAGCGGCGTCATGCTGTCGGTATCGAGCGCCGATACCGCCGCCTTGAGACGCGTGGCCGACGCATCCACCGGCGCCGCCGGTGCCTCGCCAAAGAAGCCCAGCTGATCGGCGTGCAGCTGGTGCTTCATGCGCGGCCCGCGACGCTTGGTGCTCAGGGGCGCCTGCATGCCGTCGGCGGTGAGACGCGCCGCCATCTGCTCTCCCTCGCCTTCCAGCAGCGCCAACACTTCCTTGGCGCGCGTAATGACCGGCGCCGGCAAGCCGGCCAGACGCCCCACTTCAATACCGTACGACCGGTCGGCGCCGCCGGGAATGAGCTTGTGCAGAAAGAGCACCTGGTCACCCACTTCGCGCACCGCCACCGTGAAATTCTTCACGCCGGCCAGTTCGTTCTCCAGCTGCGTGAGTTCGTGATAGTGCGTCGCGAACACCGTCTTGCAGCCAATGGCGTCGTGCAAATGCTCACTCACACTCCACGCAATGGACACGCCGTCGTACGTGCTGGTGCCGCGACCAATTTCGTCGAGCAGCACCAGTGATCGCTTGGTGGCCGTGTGCAGAATGGCACTCGTTTCGCTCATCTCCACCATGAAGGTGGATTGTCCGCGCACCAGATTGTCGCTCGCCCCCACGCGCGTGAACAGCCGGTCCACAATGGGCAGGCGCGCGCGCCGAGCAGGCACGTAGGCCCCCACCTGCGCGAGCAGCTGAATGAGCCCCACCTGACGCAGAATAGTGCTCTTGCCGGCCATGTTGGGCCCCGTGAGCACAATGAGCTGCGCGTCGCTGGTGAGCAGCAAGTCGTTGGGGATGAACTTTTCGCGCGCCATCATGCGCTCCACCACCGGATGCCGACCGGCCACGATTTCCATATCGTAGTCGTCGTGCAGCTCGGGGCGCACATACTGCTCACGTTCGGCCACATCGGCAAAACTCGAGAGCACGTCTATGGTGGCCACCCGTCGCGCCACCACCTGCCAGCGGGCAATGGCCGCGCCGGCGTCGCGCCGCAGCGCCTCGAACAGTTCCCGCTCGCGCGTTTCAATGCGGTCGGCGGCGCTCAGGACCTTTTCTTCGTACTCCTTGAGCGCCGGCGTCACGTACCGTTCAGCGCCGGTCAGCGTCTGCCGACGCTGATAGTCATCGGGGACGAGATGTTTGTTGGCGTTGGAAATTTCGAGGAAATATCCAAACACCTTGTTGAAGCCCACCTTGAGCGAGGCAATGCCGGTGCGTGCCCGCTCCTGCTGCTGAATGGTGGCAATGGCATCTTTGCCACCGTCGCGCAGCGCCCGCAGTTCGTCCAGATCGGCATCTACGCCAGGAGCAATGGTGTCTTCGTCGCCAATCATGAGCGGCGGACGCGCCACCAGCATGTGCGTGAGCTTCGCGGCGCAGTCGGCGCCGTCGTCCCAGTGCTGCAGCATGTGCGCCAGTTCGCCACCCTGCGAGCCCCCCTGATTGGCGTGCGACAAGACATCGCGCACCGCCTTGGCCACCTGCGGCAATCGGGCCAGCGAATCACCCAGCGCGCGCAGTTCGCGCGGCGTAGCCCGACCCGCCGCGGCTTTGCTGGCCAGACGCTCCACATCACGCACGCCATCAAGCGCCTCGCGCAGCGCCGTGCGTCCCACCGGGTCACGCACCAGCACCGTAACCGCATCGAGCCGCTGCTCAATGGCGCCGCGCTCCAGCAGCGGCGCCAGCAACCACGCACGCAACAGACGCTGCCCCATGGGGGTGGCCGTGCGATCGAGCACCGACAGCAACGTGCCCGCCACTTCACCACCGCGCAGCGACTCCACCAACTCCAGATTGCGTCGCGTCATTTCGTCGAGCGGCATGATGCCGCCGGGGCGCTCCACCAGCGGGCGCGCCAAATGCGGCAACCCGCCCGGTTGCAGCTCGCGCAAATAGCGCAGCAACGCACCAGCCGCACCCACCGCGGCCCGGTCGTCGCTCCCCAGTCCGAATCCTTCCAGACTGCGCACGTCGAACTGCCGCGTGAGTTCGTCGGCGGCCAGCTGCGCATCAAACTCCCACCCTTCACGATGCGTGACCAGCGCGTTGTCCACCACACTCAGCGCCGCATCCAGCTCCGGCTGCGTGGCGTTGCGCACCAGCAGCAATTCACGCGGCGCCAAACGGGCCAGCACCGCCGGTGCGTCGGCCAGCGTGACAATGAACAGGCGCAGCTCACCGGTGCTGAGGTCCGCCGCCGCCACACCAATCTGGTCACGCGCCGCATCCCGCGACGTGTCGCGCCCCATGGCCACGGCGCACACGTAGTTGGCCCGCGATCCATCCAGCAGATCGTCGGCAAACACGGCGCCGGGGGTAATGGTCTCCACGACTTCGCGCTTCACCAGCCCCTTGGCCAGCTTGGGGTCTTCCACCTGCTCGCAGATGGCCACGCGATACCCCTGCCCCACCAGCCGGCGCAGATACTCCGCCGCCGCTTTCACCGGAATACCGGCCAGCGGCACTTCGGCGGCGCCGCCGTTGTTGCGCGACGTGAGCGTCAGCCCAATTGCCCGGGATGCCACCTCGGCATCCTCGTAAAACATCTCGTAGAAGTCGCCCATCCGGAAAAACAGAATCGCATCCTGATGACGCGCCTTGATCTCCCGGTACTGCTGCATCAACGGGGTGGCACTCCCACTCACTTCGCGATCTCCGCGACAAAGCCCGCCAGTCCCTGCTTCTTGAGCGTCGCCAGCGCGGCATTCGCCTGCGCGCGCGTGGCGTAGTAGCCGGCACGCACACGGAACGGTTTCACGTCGCCGTCCACGCGCGCCTCAATACCACGCGACTCCAGACGCTTGGCCGATCGCTCCGCTTCGTCGCGCGTGTCGTACGCCGCCAGCTGCACGCTGAACTTGGCGTTCGCGGGCGCCGCGTCTTTGGCGGCCACGTCGGCGTTGGGAGCCGTATCGCTCTTGTTGGCCGCAGCGGGGGTGGCGGCTGGATTGGCGGCCGGCGTGGCTTTTTGCGCTGCACCCGCCGCCGGCTTGGCGCCGGCCTTGGCAATGAGCGCGCGATCGACTGTGGCACACTGCCGCCCCATCTCTTCGGCCTGCAGCCGCAGTTCCCCATCGGGCACACCGGTGGCCGACGCCTCCGCCAACGCCACGCAGGCACGCGGCAGGTCGCGCTCCGCCACGTAGCTCTTGGCAATCCACAACTGGCTGCGCGACGTCGCCGCACCGGCGGGATACTCGCGCACCACACGCGCGAAGTACGTGCGCGCGTCGGCGGGATGGCCACGCAGCATTTCCAACTCGCCAAGTCGCACCAGCGCCTCGGTGGCGCGCGCCGACAGCGGCACCTCAATGATGAGCCGCTTCCAGTCACGCTCGGCGTCGCCCACGCGTTCCGCCAACGTGGCGCGCCAGAAGAGGGCTTCGGCCAGATCGTTGCTGGAGGAACCCGCGGCACTCACGAGCGAATCGAGAATGGCGCGCGCTTCCGCGCCGTTGCCGTTGTCCACGAGCTGACGGGCGCGGCTCACTGCGCCGTCCATGGCGGGCGACACGGTTGCCGGCCCCTGTGCGTGAGCAACGCTTGGCGCACCCAGTAACAGCAACGACGCACCGAGAGCCGCGTGGCGTACCGAACGAGGCGTGAACGAATGCTTCATGCGGCTTTCCGCGTGCGCGTTGCGCACAATGCCAGCACCAACGACATCAACACCTGCTCTTCAGAGGAAACCCGCGAATCCTTCAAGGCCATATCCGTTTCCAGGAGCAGCGCCAGCGCGCGCTGACACGCGTCCGCACTCCATCCGTCAGTGACTTTGGTCCATGCCGAAGAGGCTTCGCTCCACGGACGTCCGGGATAGCCCCCGGTTTCTTTGAGGAAGGTGAAGAACTCCGACGGCAATCGATTGGTGGGAATGCCGGCATCACGACGCGCCCGCCCGAAGCTCAAGGCAAACGCCTGCGTGGTGAGCATCATGACCACCTGCACCGCGCTCATCTTGGGTTGCGCGAGGACGTGCCCCACCAGGCTTACGGCGGTCTTGGCGTCGTGCCGAGCCACAGCGTCCAGCAAGTCGGTCACGGTTTCACCGCGCCGCACCCCCACCACCGCTGATACAGCGTCCACGTCCACCATGGCGCGGGCGCTCTGGCTGGCCTCCGCATCGTGCGCCCCAAGCACGTAGCTGGCGCACTTGTCCAATTCGGCCGCCAGCAAATGGAGATCGTTGCCGACCGCCTGCTGGAGCAGTTGCGCCGCATCGTCGTCGATATCCACCTGCAACGTGGTGGTGGCGTGGTGGGCAATCCAGCGGCGAATGCGCTCCGGAGTGAGTGGCGCAAAATCCAGCGACACCGAGGCGTTCATGAGCGCGGCGTCGGGCTTTGTCCCGGTGGGGCTCAGCAGCAGCAGCAGCGTGTCTGAGGCCGGGTTCTTGAGATAGCGATCAAGCTGTCCGCGCGCTGCTTTCTTGAGCGTTGTGACATCACGCAGCACCACCGCCCGGCGTTCGGCGAGCATGGGCGGCGTGGTGAGCAGACTGGCCACCATTTCGGCGTCCAGATCGGCGGCGCGACGCTGCTCGAGATTGAAGTCGCGCGTGCTGGGGTCGATGGCCGCCGTGAGCAGGTCGCGCACCGCGCCATCCTTCAGATAGTCATCGTCACCGTGCAGGTAATACACCGGTGCAAACTGCCCCGACTGAATCGCGGCCTGAATGACACGCAGTGGTGACGCTTCTTTGGCGGTGGGGGCAGCAGACTTCGGAGGCATCCGGGAAAGATGCGCGGTTCCGGTAACGGCAGCCAAGCCCGATCGCGAAAGGATTCCTTAGCGCAGCTCGGCGAACCGGTATTCCGCGTTCACGAAGCCCACGGGCGCCTCTTCCACGACCATGGCCGCTCCCCACACCGGGTTACCGGTGGCCATGGCCTGCATGAGCGCCGGGTTGATGCGAGGCCGCGGCGAGAAAGCAGCGGGGCGCGAGGCGATCACGGGCTGCATGGCCAGCGTGGGCACGACCTCGTCGCGGAACGCCTGGTAGGCGATAACTCCCAGCACCGCACTCGCGGCAACCGCCACCAGGGCCCGGGTGGGGCGCGGCGAGGCAAAACGGACCGCCGAAGCCGCCGGGGCCATCTCCATCGCCCGAGCTTCACGACATTCGGCCAGACGGGAGCGCAGCTTGGCCTGGAATTCCGCGCTGGGCTCGATGGTTGGCATGCTGTGCACCACCATCAACGAGCGGCGAACGAGTGTATCGTGGGCCGCGCAGCCCTTACACAGCATCACATGATGCTGGGCCTGGGCCATCAGATCACCCGGCAGCGTATCGTCGAGGTACGCGAGGTGGTTTTTGCGGAAGTGCTTGCAGTCCATCGGTCTGTTTCTGAGTCCTGCGAGGGAAGCGTACAGGGCAGCATACCCGTGCTGCCACAGCCGGTTCCGGGGGGTTCCCCGACCGCCAGACGAACTCGGCGATCAGCTACACACAGATACGACGGACTGGACCATTTGGCAATTGGCGGAACGGGCACCGCTAAAAGCACCCCTCAGTTCTTGTCCGTGGTGCTGTTCCGGGAAAACAAAAGGGCACCGCGCAGTCGAGTAGACCACGCGGTGCCCTCTGAAACCCCCAATGGTTCGTTAGCGAACCAACGGCGCAATGATGTCGGCGAAGGCCGTGCGCGCCCGGTTCAGCCGCGACTTCACCGTGCCCAGGTTCACGCCGGTGATGTCGGCGATCTCCTCGTACGACTTCCCTTCCAGCTCGCGCAGCACGAACACCTCGCGGTGGTGCGTAGGCAGCTGCCCCACCGACTGCTCCACCATTTCCCGCAGGTGACGCTTGCGGAAGAGATCGTCGGGGCGCGAGTGCACGTCCTCGAACTGGAGCGGGCGCTCCTCGTCCTCGAACTTGGCCTTGATGGTCTGGAAGAGCACCAGCGGGTTGCGCGAGCGGTTGCGCAGCTCGTTTTTGGCCAGGTTGCTGGCGATCGTGTAAATCCAGGTCGAAAACTTCTTCGACCGGTCAAACCGGCCAATGTGCCGGTAGACACGGATAAACACTTCCTGCACCAGATCTTCGGCACGGTCGCGGTCACCGATGGTGCGGTAGACGAAGTTCAGCAGGCGACCCTGATACCGGTCGACAAGCTCCTCGAACGCCCGCTCCTCGCCACCGAGGAACGCTGACACCACATCTCCATCCTCAAGCGACCGCAGATGCTCGCGCACCGGCACCGCGGGGGTGGTATGGGATGTCAGTTTCGTACGAGCCAGTTCGGCCATGAGTCGAGCCCTCCTCACTACGGTGACGCGAGCCCGAAGACTCACGGTGCCTCGACCAGATGGCCGGACGATCCGGCAGACCATGTCGCTGCACAACAGGGGATAGTGCACGGGGCGTGCCGAAAGGAACCAAATGGAACCTTTCGTCGCAAAACCCTACAGAGCAACTACTTAGGGTTCTGTGCCCCGCGTCACCGCGTCACGCGTATTTTTCTCGACCGTCCAATTTCCGAACATTCTTGTCCGGAAAAGTGGACACCTGTCAGCGTCGTTAGGCGCTGCGCATCCGGAATGCTGCCGTATACAACAGGGCGAGTGCCGTTTTGGCGTCCTGAATCTGCCCCTGCCGAATCATGTCCAGCGCCACCGATAACCGGGTGGGCACCAACTCCATGAATTCATCGGCTTCCCGGTGCGCCTCGCCCGCGACAAGTCCCGTGGCCACAAACAGATGGATCGTTTCATCCGTGAAGCCCGGGGTCGTGAACATGGTGAACAATTGTTCGACACGCTCAGCCGTGTATCCGGTTTCCTCCTGCAATTCCCGCCGAGCACAGGTGGCCGGCGTTTCCCCGGGGTCCAATCGACCGGCCGGAATTTCGTACAAATAGCCCTCGGCGGCGTAGCGGTACTGCCGGATGAGCAGCACCTCCGGGTCCTCCGACGGATCGCCAAGCAGGGGGACCACCGCACTCGCCCCCGGATGCCGAATCATTTCCAGCTTCCCAACCGACCCGTCCGGAAAGCGCACCTCGTCCAGGTCCACCGAAATGATGCGACCGTGGTAGACGCGCTCCCCTCCCACTTTCCCCGTTGTGCTCACCGTGTTTACGCCCGCTTCCTCGTGACCGTCTTGGTCACTGTCTTGGTGGTCTTCTTGACGGTCTTTTTGGTTGCCTTCTTGGTCGCCTTCTTGGTGGCCTTCTTGGCAACCTTGGCCGTGCGCGTCGCATGGCGCTCCGCCACGTGCGGATGTACGACATGCTTTTCGCCAGACGCCTTCTTCTTGCTCGCCCGCACCGGCTTGCGGGGCCGCTTCACATCATTGCCCGCCAGCCATTCACGAATGGTTGGACGCAGATACACCGGAATGCGCAGAATCGTGCCGCGGCACTTCTTCGACCCGCAGCGGCAGGCGTAATAGCGCACATCATCCGGCTCGTACTCGTCCTGCCACTCAAACCGGTAGTCGTACGCGAGCTCCGTTTCCGGCTTGATGGGCTTGATGGCCTTGATGTAGATGTGGCCATTCTCGATTTCCGTTTCGCAGTTGGGCTCGCACGAATGATTGATGAACCGCGCATCGTTGCCGCCAAAGCGCGCGTCCAGCACCGTATCATCGTCGAGCACGAACAGGAACGTGTGATGACGCCCTTCGCTGTCGTCGTAGCGACGGTCGGCTTCCTCGTGCGTGATGCGCTGTCCCCAGTACTCATCCACGATCTGCCCCGTGCGGATGGACTTCACCGCAAAGGCACCGCGCCCCTGAATTTTGGATCGCCGCACTTCGTACAGTTCAGACTTGGGCGGCTTGACCAGCGTCTTGGCGCGGGGAGCTTTTTTCGCAGCAGGCTTGGTCGTGGACTTCTTGGCTGGCGTCACGTAACGAAGGCAGAGAAAGGGTGGCGGCGGAGCAGGGGGGAAGGCACGGCTACCTCACGGTATCACGCCACACGATCGGCGAGATCCTCGTCGAGGGGATCATACACCGTAATGGGCCCCAACCCCAGTGCAGCGATGGGCTCCCGGATGGCCTCCGCGTTGCCCACCACCACCACCTGCAATCGCGCCGGATCCAGGTGGGTCTGCGCCACCCGCAGCACATCGGCCGCCGTGACCGCCGCCACGCGCTCGCGATACGTATCGAAATAGTTGCTCGGTAGCCGGAAGATCTCCACGTTCGCCATGCCACCGGCCACCTCGGCCGTCGTTTCGAACCGAATGGGGAACACGCCCACCAGATACGACACCGCCAGCGAAAGCTCCGCCTCCGACACCGGCGTTTCGCGAATGCGCGTGAACTCGTGCACGATTTCCCGCAGTGCGTCGGCCGTGACCGCGGTCTCCACCGCCGTGCTCACCTCAAACGGACTCGCCGCGCGACGCCAGTCAAACGCCGAGTGGGCC contains the following coding sequences:
- a CDS encoding DUF1028 domain-containing protein, with translation MRFARLVGTSLLTFLGTASATATVAQAQEPADWRDGLNFHTFSIAALDPRTGELGVAVTTRVSCVGNGVPWVRKGVGAVATQASTRTEYGTELLDALQRGEAPQAALTRLLAADSGFQQRQVAVIAANGQSAQHTGTRPNAWAGHRSGPNYVTQGNILVGPEVLAAVAKSFEASEGTPRHLADRLIDAIQAGFDLGGDKRHGLRTSAAVVVTDPRPGMSRRTDGQTASINICEHPDPIGEMRRVYNTVSQTLGYRTLQQYAGGDVVQLKLMLHTLGFYRSGEPFNLRAPDASLFGADAVAAVDAFRASEKMGTPTVGGSPAGLVDMETVERLWAALTRAGKADAVRQQLLDITMVRR
- a CDS encoding NUDIX hydrolase encodes the protein MSTTGKVGGERVYHGRIISVDLDEVRFPDGSVGKLEMIRHPGASAVVPLLGDPSEDPEVLLIRQYRYAAEGYLYEIPAGRLDPGETPATCARRELQEETGYTAERVEQLFTMFTTPGFTDETIHLFVATGLVAGEAHREADEFMELVPTRLSVALDMIRQGQIQDAKTALALLYTAAFRMRSA
- a CDS encoding zf-HC2 domain-containing protein, with translation MDCKHFRKNHLAYLDDTLPGDLMAQAQHHVMLCKGCAAHDTLVRRSLMVVHSMPTIEPSAEFQAKLRSRLAECREARAMEMAPAASAVRFASPRPTRALVAVAASAVLGVIAYQAFRDEVVPTLAMQPVIASRPAAFSPRPRINPALMQAMATGNPVWGAAMVVEEAPVGFVNAEYRFAELR
- the mug gene encoding G/U mismatch-specific DNA glycosylase → MIVPPPKPSKADLAAAVHKTVPDLVAPQLKVLFCGINPGLYTAALGHHFARPGNRFWPALHGAGFTPRLLKPWEEHELLPLGYGITNMVERTTNAASELLPEEYVAGGQRLARLVQQYTPQVVAFLGIGAYRSAFARPKATLGLQPERLGNSRLWALPSPSGLNANHQLKDLVALLLELREFVETPR
- the mutS gene encoding DNA mismatch repair protein MutS, with translation MSGSATPLMQQYREIKARHQDAILFFRMGDFYEMFYEDAEVASRAIGLTLTSRNNGGAAEVPLAGIPVKAAAEYLRRLVGQGYRVAICEQVEDPKLAKGLVKREVVETITPGAVFADDLLDGSRANYVCAVAMGRDTSRDAARDQIGVAAADLSTGELRLFIVTLADAPAVLARLAPRELLLVRNATQPELDAALSVVDNALVTHREGWEFDAQLAADELTRQFDVRSLEGFGLGSDDRAAVGAAGALLRYLRELQPGGLPHLARPLVERPGGIMPLDEMTRRNLELVESLRGGEVAGTLLSVLDRTATPMGQRLLRAWLLAPLLERGAIEQRLDAVTVLVRDPVGRTALREALDGVRDVERLASKAAAGRATPRELRALGDSLARLPQVAKAVRDVLSHANQGGSQGGELAHMLQHWDDGADCAAKLTHMLVARPPLMIGDEDTIAPGVDADLDELRALRDGGKDAIATIQQQERARTGIASLKVGFNKVFGYFLEISNANKHLVPDDYQRRQTLTGAERYVTPALKEYEEKVLSAADRIETRERELFEALRRDAGAAIARWQVVARRVATIDVLSSFADVAEREQYVRPELHDDYDMEIVAGRHPVVERMMAREKFIPNDLLLTSDAQLIVLTGPNMAGKSTILRQVGLIQLLAQVGAYVPARRARLPIVDRLFTRVGASDNLVRGQSTFMVEMSETSAILHTATKRSLVLLDEIGRGTSTYDGVSIAWSVSEHLHDAIGCKTVFATHYHELTQLENELAGVKNFTVAVREVGDQVLFLHKLIPGGADRSYGIEVGRLAGLPAPVITRAKEVLALLEGEGEQMAARLTADGMQAPLSTKRRGPRMKHQLHADQLGFFGEAPAAPVDASATRLKAAVSALDTDSMTPLEALTTLAALKRGAEE
- a CDS encoding SPOR domain-containing protein, coding for MKHSFTPRSVRHAALGASLLLLGAPSVAHAQGPATVSPAMDGAVSRARQLVDNGNGAEARAILDSLVSAAGSSSNDLAEALFWRATLAERVGDAERDWKRLIIEVPLSARATEALVRLGELEMLRGHPADARTYFARVVREYPAGAATSRSQLWIAKSYVAERDLPRACVALAEASATGVPDGELRLQAEEMGRQCATVDRALIAKAGAKPAAGAAQKATPAANPAATPAAANKSDTAPNADVAAKDAAPANAKFSVQLAAYDTRDEAERSAKRLESRGIEARVDGDVKPFRVRAGYYATRAQANAALATLKKQGLAGFVAEIAK
- a CDS encoding SET domain-containing protein, whose amino-acid sequence is MTPAKKSTTKPAAKKAPRAKTLVKPPKSELYEVRRSKIQGRGAFAVKSIRTGQIVDEYWGQRITHEEADRRYDDSEGRHHTFLFVLDDDTVLDARFGGNDARFINHSCEPNCETEIENGHIYIKAIKPIKPETELAYDYRFEWQDEYEPDDVRYYACRCGSKKCRGTILRIPVYLRPTIREWLAGNDVKRPRKPVRASKKKASGEKHVVHPHVAERHATRTAKVAKKATKKATKKATKKTVKKTTKTVTKTVTRKRA
- the holA gene encoding DNA polymerase III subunit delta, whose translation is MPPKSAAPTAKEASPLRVIQAAIQSGQFAPVYYLHGDDDYLKDGAVRDLLTAAIDPSTRDFNLEQRRAADLDAEMVASLLTTPPMLAERRAVVLRDVTTLKKAARGQLDRYLKNPASDTLLLLLSPTGTKPDAALMNASVSLDFAPLTPERIRRWIAHHATTTLQVDIDDDAAQLLQQAVGNDLHLLAAELDKCASYVLGAHDAEASQSARAMVDVDAVSAVVGVRRGETVTDLLDAVARHDAKTAVSLVGHVLAQPKMSAVQVVMMLTTQAFALSFGRARRDAGIPTNRLPSEFFTFLKETGGYPGRPWSEASSAWTKVTDGWSADACQRALALLLETDMALKDSRVSSEEQVLMSLVLALCATRTRKAA
- a CDS encoding sigma-70 family RNA polymerase sigma factor, whose protein sequence is MAELARTKLTSHTTPAVPVREHLRSLEDGDVVSAFLGGEERAFEELVDRYQGRLLNFVYRTIGDRDRAEDLVQEVFIRVYRHIGRFDRSKKFSTWIYTIASNLAKNELRNRSRNPLVLFQTIKAKFEDEERPLQFEDVHSRPDDLFRKRHLREMVEQSVGQLPTHHREVFVLRELEGKSYEEIADITGVNLGTVKSRLNRARTAFADIIAPLVR